Proteins co-encoded in one Bremerella sp. TYQ1 genomic window:
- a CDS encoding GNAT family N-acetyltransferase has translation MAIQMEVRRTDPVEYHQLWQLFHETIHQVNSADYSQEQLNAWSPEEYQSLPWETRMRKIDPIVAVVDGTIVGFSDLQTDGLIDMFYVHHQWQRQGVGRLLMDEINRLAFQLTLHTLHSYVSITAMPFFERHGFSVVRAQQVEVRGLRLQNFLMQKQLVDQSLPRR, from the coding sequence ATGGCAATCCAAATGGAAGTGCGACGTACCGACCCCGTAGAGTATCATCAGCTTTGGCAACTGTTCCACGAGACGATTCACCAGGTCAATTCGGCGGATTACTCACAAGAACAACTCAACGCGTGGTCGCCAGAAGAGTATCAGTCGCTACCTTGGGAAACACGGATGCGAAAGATCGATCCGATCGTTGCCGTGGTTGATGGAACGATCGTTGGGTTTAGCGATTTACAAACTGACGGCCTGATCGATATGTTCTACGTGCATCATCAATGGCAGCGACAAGGGGTCGGGCGTTTGCTGATGGACGAAATCAATCGCCTGGCATTTCAATTAACTCTTCACACGCTGCATTCATATGTCAGCATCACCGCCATGCCATTCTTCGAGAGGCACGGCTTTTCCGTTGTCAGAGCTCAACAGGTTGAAGTGCGTGGGCTTCGGTTGCAAAATTTCCTAATGCAAAAGCAATTGGTCGATCAGTCGTTGCCGCGAAGATAG
- a CDS encoding pectate lyase: MPTLYRVAIALTLLLATFDSSMHAADDTPSATDVLHAMKKAAHYYRHQVAVHGGYVYFYSPDLTQRFGEGVASKDQVWVQPPGTPTVGMAYLDAYHATADGFYLEAANEAGEALLYGQLQSGGWTNSIDFDPKGQRVAQYRNGKGKGKNNSSLDDDQTQSAIRFLIRLDKAYDFQNQEIHEAATTALDALLAAQFANGAFPQVWTGPVDSSLPIQKASFPKYDWKTEGRIKNYWDMYTLNDDLASSVTAMLVEAYETYEDERYLKSLAKLGDFLILAQMPSPQPAWAQQYSYEMHPIWARRFEPAAISGRESQDAMETLLTIYSITRDKKYLEPIPKGVKYLESSLLPDGQLARYYELESNRPLYMNRNGKDYFLTYDDKNLPDHYGWKTSAKLERIKDRYRKLVSSPNAKASPRKVTPDQIREMLNTLDDQGRWITTFTDEKLVGDQRFRPGDQYISSETFSRNLERMSSYLRGND; the protein is encoded by the coding sequence ATGCCTACCCTATATCGCGTAGCCATTGCGCTGACCCTTTTGCTTGCAACTTTCGATTCGTCCATGCACGCAGCGGATGACACCCCGTCGGCAACCGATGTGTTGCACGCGATGAAGAAGGCGGCTCATTACTATCGTCATCAAGTCGCCGTCCATGGTGGGTATGTCTATTTCTACAGCCCCGATCTGACACAGCGATTCGGAGAAGGAGTCGCCTCGAAGGACCAAGTTTGGGTGCAACCCCCAGGGACTCCAACCGTGGGAATGGCCTATCTCGATGCCTATCATGCGACGGCCGACGGATTTTATCTCGAAGCGGCGAACGAAGCAGGCGAAGCGTTGCTGTACGGGCAACTTCAGTCTGGTGGCTGGACAAACTCGATCGACTTCGATCCGAAAGGACAACGCGTTGCCCAATATCGAAATGGAAAGGGAAAAGGCAAAAACAACTCTTCTCTTGACGACGATCAAACACAATCAGCGATCCGTTTCCTAATCCGCTTGGACAAAGCGTACGACTTTCAAAACCAAGAGATCCACGAAGCTGCAACGACCGCGTTGGATGCTTTGTTGGCGGCTCAGTTTGCCAATGGTGCGTTTCCTCAAGTCTGGACTGGTCCTGTCGATTCTTCGCTGCCAATCCAGAAAGCGAGTTTCCCCAAGTACGACTGGAAAACCGAAGGACGCATTAAAAACTATTGGGACATGTATACCTTGAACGACGACCTGGCCAGCAGTGTGACCGCAATGCTTGTCGAGGCGTACGAGACCTACGAGGACGAGCGTTATTTGAAGTCGCTCGCGAAGCTGGGCGACTTTTTGATCCTTGCTCAAATGCCGAGCCCACAGCCTGCTTGGGCTCAGCAGTACAGCTACGAAATGCATCCCATCTGGGCACGTCGCTTCGAGCCTGCGGCGATCTCTGGCCGCGAATCACAAGACGCGATGGAAACGCTGCTAACTATCTATAGCATCACGCGGGACAAGAAGTACCTAGAACCGATTCCGAAAGGGGTAAAGTACCTGGAGTCTTCATTGCTACCGGATGGACAACTGGCCCGTTATTACGAATTGGAATCGAACCGCCCGCTGTACATGAACCGCAACGGGAAGGACTACTTTCTGACCTACGACGACAAGAATCTGCCGGATCACTACGGTTGGAAGACGAGTGCCAAACTGGAGCGAATTAAGGATCGATATCGCAAGCTGGTCAGTAGCCCGAATGCGAAGGCATCCCCTCGAAAGGTTACCCCAGATCAAATTCGTGAGATGTTGAATACGCTAGACGACCAAGGTCGCTGGATCACCACATTCACCGATGAAAAGCTCGTCGGCGATCAACGCTTCCGCCCAGGAGATCAGTACATTTCCAGCGAAACATTCTCGCGTAATTTGGAACGCATGAGTTCCTATCTTCGCGGCAACGACTGA
- a CDS encoding VOC family protein — translation MNNPLPEIRPELIPHLVCDPCSDAIAFYEKAFGAKETFRLPAEDGKRIMHAEMKIGDASIYLVDDFPEYCDGKSQSPKTLGGSSVTIHRQVPDCDAAMAQAESAGATVRMPATDMFWGDRYGCVVDPFGHTWSFATPQRTVSREELEEAVKSMEKA, via the coding sequence ATGAACAATCCATTGCCAGAAATCCGCCCCGAACTCATTCCGCACCTCGTTTGCGATCCATGCTCCGACGCAATCGCATTTTACGAAAAAGCGTTTGGTGCGAAGGAAACATTTCGCTTGCCAGCTGAGGATGGCAAGCGCATCATGCATGCCGAGATGAAGATCGGCGACGCGAGCATTTACCTGGTCGATGACTTCCCGGAATACTGCGATGGGAAGTCGCAGTCGCCGAAGACGCTCGGCGGATCCTCGGTGACGATTCATCGTCAAGTCCCAGACTGCGATGCAGCGATGGCCCAAGCGGAATCGGCAGGAGCCACGGTTCGCATGCCGGCCACGGATATGTTCTGGGGCGATCGCTATGGATGCGTCGTCGATCCGTTCGGCCACACCTGGTCATTCGCGACACCGCAGCGAACCGTCAGCCGAGAGGAGTTGGAAGAAGCGGTCAAGTCGATGGAGAAAGCCTAG
- a CDS encoding VOC family protein encodes MQRITPCLWYQDQAEEAVNFYLSIFDDSRILTTTRYGEVGPGEDDAVMVIEFELSGQKFVALNGRPPISFNESISHMISCETAEEVDHYWEKLSAGGEKSYCGWLKDKFGVSWQVVPTRLMKMMTDPDQGKAQMVMAAMMQMQKLDIDALQTAYNDA; translated from the coding sequence ATGCAACGCATCACCCCCTGCCTCTGGTATCAAGACCAGGCCGAAGAGGCAGTCAACTTCTACCTTTCGATCTTTGACGATTCGCGAATCTTGACGACCACACGTTACGGCGAAGTCGGGCCAGGCGAAGACGACGCCGTCATGGTGATCGAATTTGAACTAAGCGGTCAAAAGTTCGTTGCTTTGAACGGTCGCCCTCCGATCTCTTTCAACGAATCGATCTCGCACATGATTAGCTGCGAGACCGCCGAAGAAGTGGACCACTACTGGGAGAAGCTTTCGGCCGGTGGCGAGAAGTCTTACTGCGGCTGGCTCAAGGACAAGTTCGGCGTCTCGTGGCAAGTCGTTCCGACGCGTTTGATGAAAATGATGACCGATCCCGACCAGGGGAAAGCCCAGATGGTTATGGCGGCCATGATGCAAATGCAGAAGCTCGACATCGATGCCCTGCAAACGGCCTACAACGACGCTTAG
- a CDS encoding glycoside hydrolase: protein MADRVVVCIGTKKGLFVAEASKSRGRFQLRGPFGSGVSVYSALIDTRKSPRLYASSCNAWFGMKLLTSTDLGKKFKETKSAPAFPEKDGRALANIWSLEPGSDSEELWAGVEPAALFRSEDNGNSWEMISGISNHEHSKDWHPGAGGLCLHTIVRDGSRIHLGISTGGHYLSEDGGQTFQAANNGVGAGFDPNPYPEFGQCVHKIARHPDAPNRLYMQNHGGWPERPGIGVLRSDDAGHSWYSIAEGLPSDFGFPMVVHPHNPDTIYVVPLEAMTRTCPEGQPAVWRSTNGGKKWKKLSKGLPKKDGYFTVLRDAMTTDTVTDPAVYFGTTTGQLWMGHDSGDEWTCLFDSLPPINCVKVAVL, encoded by the coding sequence ATGGCCGATCGCGTTGTTGTGTGTATTGGAACGAAGAAAGGTTTGTTCGTCGCTGAGGCCAGCAAGTCTCGCGGGCGGTTCCAGCTACGGGGACCATTCGGTTCGGGCGTGTCGGTCTACTCGGCTTTGATCGACACGCGCAAGTCGCCCCGTTTGTATGCTTCCAGTTGCAATGCCTGGTTCGGGATGAAGCTGCTGACTTCGACCGACTTAGGAAAGAAATTTAAGGAGACCAAGTCGGCTCCCGCGTTTCCAGAAAAGGATGGCCGAGCCCTAGCAAACATTTGGTCCCTGGAGCCCGGCAGCGATAGCGAAGAGCTTTGGGCAGGCGTTGAACCGGCGGCCCTGTTTCGGAGTGAGGATAACGGCAACTCGTGGGAGATGATCTCCGGCATCAGCAATCACGAGCATTCCAAGGATTGGCATCCCGGAGCGGGTGGGCTTTGCCTGCACACGATCGTAAGAGATGGCAGTCGAATTCACCTCGGCATTTCGACCGGCGGACATTACCTGAGCGAAGATGGCGGCCAAACGTTTCAAGCGGCCAATAACGGCGTCGGCGCGGGCTTCGATCCCAATCCTTATCCAGAGTTTGGCCAATGCGTTCATAAGATTGCCCGGCATCCCGATGCCCCCAATCGGCTGTACATGCAGAACCATGGCGGATGGCCGGAACGCCCTGGCATTGGGGTGCTACGAAGTGACGATGCAGGGCATTCGTGGTACTCGATCGCGGAAGGGCTGCCGTCCGACTTTGGCTTTCCCATGGTCGTCCATCCGCACAACCCCGACACGATTTACGTGGTACCGCTGGAAGCGATGACGCGAACTTGCCCGGAAGGACAACCAGCCGTTTGGCGAAGCACCAATGGCGGCAAGAAGTGGAAGAAGCTCTCCAAAGGCCTACCCAAGAAGGATGGCTACTTCACGGTTTTGCGTGATGCGATGACAACCGATACCGTGACCGATCCGGCGGTCTACTTCGGCACCACGACAGGGCAGCTTTGGATGGGACACGATAGCGGCGACGAATGGACATGCCTTTTCGATTCGCTTCCACCGATCAATTGCGTAAAGGTAGCTGTCCTTTGA
- a CDS encoding MoaD/ThiS family protein: MSATSVHEVLTALKTEQPQLYRNICDETGAVRKHINLFVNESLIHRRDGLGTPLKPEDSLFIMTAVSGG; encoded by the coding sequence GTGTCCGCAACTTCCGTACACGAGGTGCTAACCGCATTAAAAACCGAACAGCCGCAGCTGTATCGCAACATCTGCGACGAAACGGGAGCGGTCCGCAAACATATCAATTTGTTTGTGAACGAGTCGCTTATTCATCGCCGCGACGGACTTGGAACGCCGCTAAAGCCGGAAGATTCTCTATTCATTATGACCGCCGTTTCAGGAGGCTAA
- the map gene encoding type I methionyl aminopeptidase → MTVESQHDIDGVIRAGQAVAFVREAMLDAIEPGMTTAELDNIGAELLESRGAQSAPRITYNFPGATCISVNEEAAHGIPGSRVIRPGDIVNVDVSAELDGYFADTAGTIVVPPVARLRERLCRATQLALESAIAEATADAPINRIGIAIERTAKAHGFKTIKNLAGHGIGRSLHEEPEGIYGYYNRFDKRRLQLGQVIAIEPFLSTRNTFLSEASDGWTLVGHPENLTAQFEHTVIVTHGAPIVATLSAC, encoded by the coding sequence ATGACCGTCGAGAGTCAGCATGATATTGATGGCGTTATACGTGCCGGCCAGGCGGTTGCATTTGTCCGTGAAGCGATGCTCGATGCCATAGAACCTGGGATGACGACGGCAGAGTTGGACAACATCGGAGCCGAGTTGCTGGAGAGCCGTGGTGCCCAATCGGCTCCGCGAATTACGTATAACTTTCCGGGAGCAACTTGCATTAGCGTCAACGAGGAAGCTGCCCATGGAATTCCAGGAAGTCGCGTAATTCGCCCCGGCGATATCGTGAACGTGGATGTCTCGGCTGAGCTGGATGGCTACTTCGCAGACACGGCCGGAACGATCGTTGTTCCTCCGGTTGCTCGTCTGCGAGAGAGGCTTTGCCGTGCCACACAGCTGGCCCTTGAAAGTGCGATCGCTGAAGCGACGGCGGATGCTCCGATCAATCGAATTGGCATCGCCATCGAGCGAACGGCGAAAGCCCATGGATTTAAGACGATTAAGAATCTCGCCGGACATGGCATCGGCCGGAGTCTGCACGAAGAGCCGGAAGGTATCTACGGCTACTATAATCGGTTCGACAAACGGCGACTCCAGTTGGGACAAGTCATCGCCATCGAACCCTTCCTTTCGACTCGAAATACCTTCCTCAGCGAAGCAAGTGACGGCTGGACACTGGTAGGTCATCCCGAAAATCTGACGGCACAGTTCGAGCACACGGTGATCGTCACGCACGGGGCCCCAATCGTGGCGACCCTCTCCGCATGCTAG
- a CDS encoding ParB/RepB/Spo0J family partition protein yields the protein MTRQKRLGRGLAALLGDPTDEAAEVELREEGDAAETVPFRPRLAESDFTEEASEKKDASRISLELIDRNPFQPRHNFDDAEIASLAESLKQHDILQPIVVRQIGDRFQLISGERRLRAAGIAGWESIPALVREADDRLVAELAIVENLQRQDLNPLEKAISFQRYLEQHSATQSELADRINVDRSTIANLVRLLDLPDAVKSAIHTGEISQGHARALLPLGDEQIQSEFASRIAKEGWSVRATEQAVQDFLNGEEPAPASAPAKKGSRTKSQQVVSLEEDLRMALGTKVDIKQSTKGGKIVIHFKNADEFDRLNEYLLAEAEEERRAA from the coding sequence GTGACTAGACAAAAGCGATTGGGACGTGGCCTGGCGGCATTGCTCGGAGACCCCACCGACGAAGCAGCAGAAGTAGAATTGCGAGAAGAAGGGGATGCAGCCGAAACGGTTCCGTTCCGTCCTCGCCTGGCCGAATCGGACTTCACCGAAGAAGCCTCCGAAAAGAAGGACGCCTCGCGGATCTCGCTCGAGTTGATCGACCGGAACCCGTTCCAACCACGGCACAACTTCGACGACGCAGAGATCGCCTCGCTGGCTGAGAGCCTGAAGCAACACGACATCCTTCAGCCAATTGTCGTTCGTCAAATTGGTGATCGCTTCCAACTGATCAGCGGCGAGCGACGTTTGCGTGCCGCCGGGATCGCCGGATGGGAAAGCATCCCGGCACTCGTGCGAGAAGCGGACGATCGCCTGGTCGCAGAGTTGGCGATTGTCGAGAACCTGCAGCGTCAGGATCTTAACCCCCTGGAAAAAGCGATCAGCTTCCAGCGTTACCTGGAACAGCACAGTGCCACACAAAGCGAGCTGGCTGATCGAATCAATGTCGATCGCAGCACGATCGCCAACCTGGTTCGTCTGCTTGATCTTCCTGATGCGGTGAAGTCTGCCATCCATACCGGCGAGATCTCGCAAGGCCATGCCCGCGCGCTACTGCCACTGGGTGACGAACAGATCCAAAGCGAATTCGCCAGCCGGATTGCCAAGGAAGGCTGGAGCGTTCGCGCGACCGAACAAGCCGTGCAAGATTTCCTGAACGGCGAAGAGCCTGCTCCCGCATCTGCTCCTGCGAAGAAGGGTTCCCGCACGAAGTCGCAGCAAGTCGTTTCGCTGGAAGAAGACCTGCGAATGGCGCTTGGCACCAAGGTCGACATCAAGCAATCGACCAAGGGCGGCAAGATTGTCATCCACTTTAAGAACGCGGATGAGTTTGACCGCCTCAACGAGTACCTCTTGGCTGAAGCAGAGGAAGAACGGCGAGCAGCGTAG
- a CDS encoding ParA family protein encodes MARILCIANQKGGVGKTTTAINLAAGLAMAEMRTLLVDLDPQCNATTGVGQKPTQRHPLISDQPLSESILTTHTENLFLVPGSRSFEDVERLAGGEKSTSTVLTHHLESGMNQFDYVLIDCPPSVGAITQTALAASTEVLMPIQAEYFAMEGLTQMIKVIRDVMRRPPGKLEFGGIVLTMYDPTLELTHEVEQEVREFFGDIVFDTVVPRDHWVSEAPSFGQSVITHAPRSRGARAHMELCMEVLDRD; translated from the coding sequence ATGGCTCGCATCCTGTGCATCGCCAACCAAAAGGGAGGCGTCGGCAAGACCACCACGGCCATCAACCTGGCCGCCGGGTTGGCCATGGCCGAGATGCGCACGTTGCTAGTCGACTTGGACCCTCAATGTAATGCGACCACGGGCGTCGGCCAGAAGCCAACCCAGCGGCATCCGCTCATTTCGGATCAGCCGCTGAGTGAATCTATTCTGACGACCCACACCGAGAACTTGTTCTTAGTGCCAGGCAGTCGCAGCTTCGAGGACGTGGAACGTTTGGCTGGGGGCGAGAAATCGACCTCAACGGTGCTAACCCATCACCTCGAGTCAGGCATGAACCAATTCGACTATGTCCTGATCGACTGCCCTCCTTCGGTCGGAGCGATCACGCAGACCGCGCTTGCCGCTTCTACGGAAGTCCTCATGCCGATCCAGGCCGAGTACTTCGCCATGGAAGGTTTGACGCAGATGATCAAAGTCATCCGCGACGTCATGCGGCGGCCACCGGGGAAGCTGGAATTCGGCGGGATCGTACTTACGATGTACGACCCGACCTTGGAACTGACCCATGAAGTCGAACAGGAAGTCCGCGAGTTTTTCGGCGACATCGTTTTCGATACGGTGGTCCCGCGGGATCACTGGGTTTCCGAAGCACCTAGCTTCGGGCAATCGGTAATCACCCACGCACCTCGCAGTCGCGGGGCACGCGCTCATATGGAATTGTGCATGGAGGTTTTGGATCGTGACTAG
- a CDS encoding DUF1015 family protein, which translates to MPEIRALHGLRYDLGHIGSLADVIASPASELTSEEIDTLYKRHPANIVRVLTNREEPGDDELNNRLTRAKRYLTDWHRQGVLQREPDPAVYVYHQEFTWQGQPVTRRGFIAGLRVGEINQEQYEAFSVASDQAMSASLDRRRAIHADVCPQTCLYAEPNIATQQALEYHIATATPLVAKDQSGITHKLWPVTDHNLIGTLREKMAHVPLYHADPNAFTAASLHRYELAQQEDLPPKHPANFVLTAFFEMAEPGFEVPLSFPLAHNVPSLTSAQLIERMGEYFDCEVIGQDPEAANGLWEDLQTSGELGHIGIYCAADKTWVCLKLTADGQLRMEEVTPERDDAWRELDSNLWEWLILTELMETADAKETYVRSVDLLVSLLKSDSEQQIPIAALLRPVTMSQYQDMLNRGIGFDREVETHPKPACGLVIHPFS; encoded by the coding sequence ATGCCTGAAATTCGCGCCCTTCACGGATTACGTTACGACCTAGGTCATATTGGATCGTTGGCAGATGTCATCGCATCTCCGGCAAGCGAACTGACGTCGGAAGAGATCGACACGTTGTACAAACGGCATCCGGCCAACATCGTTCGAGTCCTGACCAATCGGGAAGAACCAGGGGATGACGAGCTGAACAATCGGCTGACGAGGGCCAAGCGGTACCTCACCGATTGGCACCGGCAAGGGGTTTTACAGCGAGAGCCAGACCCGGCCGTTTATGTCTATCACCAGGAATTCACCTGGCAAGGACAACCGGTCACTCGGCGAGGTTTTATTGCCGGGCTAAGGGTCGGCGAAATCAACCAAGAACAGTACGAGGCTTTCTCCGTTGCGTCGGATCAAGCCATGTCGGCCAGTCTCGACCGCCGCCGAGCGATCCATGCCGACGTCTGCCCGCAGACATGTCTTTATGCCGAGCCAAACATCGCCACCCAGCAGGCCCTGGAATATCACATCGCCACAGCCACTCCGCTGGTTGCCAAAGACCAGTCAGGCATCACCCACAAGCTGTGGCCGGTCACCGATCATAATCTGATCGGTACGCTACGAGAGAAGATGGCCCACGTACCTTTGTATCATGCCGACCCCAACGCGTTCACCGCGGCTTCGCTGCACCGATACGAACTTGCCCAGCAAGAGGACCTTCCGCCAAAGCATCCGGCTAACTTCGTTCTGACGGCGTTCTTTGAAATGGCCGAGCCAGGCTTCGAGGTCCCCTTGAGCTTCCCGTTAGCCCACAATGTTCCTTCACTGACAAGTGCTCAGTTAATCGAACGTATGGGTGAATACTTCGACTGCGAGGTGATCGGCCAAGATCCGGAAGCGGCGAACGGTCTCTGGGAAGACCTTCAGACGAGCGGCGAACTGGGTCATATCGGTATCTACTGTGCCGCCGACAAGACATGGGTCTGCCTGAAGCTGACCGCCGATGGCCAACTGCGGATGGAAGAAGTTACCCCAGAACGAGACGACGCCTGGCGAGAACTGGACAGCAACCTCTGGGAGTGGCTGATCCTGACCGAGTTGATGGAAACAGCCGACGCGAAGGAAACCTACGTCCGGTCGGTCGACCTTCTGGTCTCGCTCCTGAAAAGTGATTCGGAGCAGCAGATTCCCATCGCCGCCCTGCTCCGCCCTGTGACGATGTCCCAATATCAAGACATGCTGAACCGCGGCATTGGGTTCGATCGAGAAGTCGAAACTCACCCCAAGCCTGCCTGCGGATTGGTCATTCACCCATTCTCGTAA
- the ahcY gene encoding adenosylhomocysteinase, whose amino-acid sequence MSQVEKLPYKVKDISLAKRGRQEIKLAEVEMPGLMALREKYRDEKPLAGARIAGCLHMTIQTAVLIETLVELGAEVTWSSCNIFSTQDHAAAAMAEAGIPVYAWKGMTEEEFDWCIEQTIFFPSGEPLNLILDDGGDLTAMVHDKFPELLDGIKGLSEETTTGVHRLYQMHQKGELKTPAINVNDSVTKSKFDNLYGCRESLADGIKRATDVMVAGKVVVVAGYGDVGKGCAQSMRGFGARVIVTEIDPINALQAAMEGYEVCTIEDCVDRADIFVTTTGNRDIITGEHMERMKNDAIVCNIGHFDLEIDMAWLNGRKDVAKESIKPSSQEGGPVDRYTFPDGHSILILAEGRLVNLGCATGHPSFVMSASFTNQVLAQLELWKNAEKYPLGVHVLPKSLDEEVARLHLDKLGVKMTKMTQAQADYIGIPVDGPFKPDHYRY is encoded by the coding sequence GTGTCCCAGGTCGAAAAGCTTCCGTACAAGGTCAAGGACATCTCCCTCGCGAAGCGTGGACGTCAGGAAATCAAACTGGCCGAAGTTGAAATGCCGGGCTTGATGGCTCTGCGTGAGAAGTACCGCGACGAGAAACCGTTGGCAGGTGCACGCATCGCCGGCTGTCTTCACATGACCATTCAAACGGCTGTGCTGATTGAAACGTTGGTCGAACTGGGTGCCGAAGTCACCTGGAGCAGCTGTAACATCTTCTCGACCCAAGATCACGCTGCCGCCGCAATGGCCGAAGCCGGTATCCCGGTTTACGCGTGGAAGGGCATGACCGAAGAAGAATTCGATTGGTGCATCGAGCAGACCATCTTCTTCCCAAGCGGCGAACCACTCAACTTGATCCTGGACGACGGTGGTGACCTGACCGCGATGGTTCACGACAAGTTCCCGGAACTGCTGGACGGCATCAAGGGTCTCTCCGAAGAAACCACCACAGGCGTTCACCGCTTGTACCAGATGCACCAGAAGGGCGAACTTAAGACCCCAGCCATCAACGTCAACGACTCGGTCACCAAGAGCAAGTTCGACAACTTGTACGGCTGCCGCGAATCGCTGGCCGACGGTATCAAGCGTGCCACCGACGTTATGGTCGCGGGTAAAGTGGTTGTCGTCGCCGGTTATGGGGACGTCGGTAAGGGCTGTGCCCAGTCGATGCGTGGCTTTGGTGCTCGCGTGATTGTCACCGAAATCGACCCGATCAACGCCCTGCAAGCGGCCATGGAAGGTTACGAAGTCTGCACGATCGAAGATTGCGTTGACCGTGCCGATATCTTCGTGACCACGACCGGTAACCGCGACATCATCACCGGCGAGCACATGGAGCGCATGAAGAATGACGCCATCGTGTGCAACATCGGTCACTTCGACCTCGAAATCGACATGGCTTGGCTCAACGGTCGTAAGGACGTCGCCAAGGAATCGATCAAGCCGAGCTCGCAAGAAGGCGGCCCAGTCGATCGCTATACCTTCCCAGATGGTCACAGCATTTTGATCCTCGCCGAAGGCCGCCTGGTGAACCTGGGCTGTGCGACCGGTCACCCATCGTTCGTCATGTCTGCTTCGTTCACCAACCAGGTGTTGGCACAGCTCGAACTGTGGAAGAATGCTGAAAAGTACCCACTGGGCGTTCACGTTCTGCCAAAGTCGCTGGACGAAGAAGTGGCTCGACTCCACTTGGACAAGCTGGGCGTCAAGATGACGAAGATGACCCAAGCCCAAGCCGACTACATCGGCATTCCAGTCGATGGCCCATTCAAGCCAGATCACTACCGCTACTAA
- a CDS encoding phosphoribosylanthranilate isomerase, with protein sequence MPVPDIFQIKICGLNDFENAIAVAHSGADAIGLNFYPLSKRFVRLPMARKIANTVRGEVQIVGLFVNASLDEIEAVHDQVGLSWIQLHGDESVDFARDLYIRTSVPILAASRGTLVRWDTPPEGFHPHASLMDAAVEGSYGGTGQLSDWELAATWRTMPHLAHLVLAGGLTPENVADAIHAVQPSAVDVAGGVEVDGQPGIKDIAKVEAFVSAARKAFADVK encoded by the coding sequence ATGCCTGTTCCGGACATCTTCCAAATCAAGATCTGCGGATTGAACGACTTTGAGAATGCGATCGCGGTCGCCCATAGCGGCGCTGATGCGATCGGTCTCAACTTCTACCCATTGAGCAAACGCTTCGTCCGTTTACCCATGGCTCGAAAGATTGCCAACACTGTCCGTGGCGAAGTTCAGATTGTGGGGCTGTTCGTCAACGCTTCGCTGGATGAGATCGAAGCAGTCCACGATCAAGTTGGCCTAAGCTGGATCCAACTGCATGGGGATGAATCGGTCGATTTCGCACGTGACCTATATATAAGGACAAGCGTACCCATATTGGCGGCCAGTCGCGGAACGCTTGTTCGGTGGGATACGCCTCCGGAAGGATTCCATCCGCACGCGTCGCTGATGGATGCGGCGGTCGAAGGATCGTACGGCGGCACCGGGCAACTTTCCGATTGGGAACTAGCCGCTACCTGGCGAACGATGCCTCACCTGGCCCATCTGGTGCTAGCTGGGGGTCTCACGCCGGAGAACGTGGCCGACGCGATTCATGCAGTTCAGCCTTCGGCGGTGGATGTTGCCGGGGGCGTAGAAGTGGACGGCCAGCCGGGCATCAAAGATATCGCCAAAGTCGAAGCGTTTGTTTCGGCCGCGCGGAAGGCATTCGCGGACGTCAAATAG